A window of Leishmania mexicana MHOM/GT/2001/U1103 complete genome, chromosome 18 genomic DNA:
CGCGTTGCTTGGCCAGATGTCGCGCAGATACACGCCGTTCGCGATCGGCTCTTTGGCGAAGTCAATGTTCGCGCGCCCGGCGAGTGCGAAGGCAACGacgagcggcggcgatgccaaGTAGTTGGCGGTCGTCAGCGGGTGAATGCGGGCCTCAAAGTTGCGGTTGCCGGAGAGTACCGCTGCGGCAACGAAATTGTTGTCCGTGATGCACTTGGACACCTCCGGCGCAATATCGCCCGAGTTGCCGATGCACGTCATGCAGCCGTAGCCTGTCGTGTTGAAGCCGAGGGCCTCGAGGCTCTTCTGCAGGCCGGCGTTCTCGAGGTACTTGGTCACCACGTGCGAGCCCGGCGAGAGCGATGTCTTGATGCCTGGCGGCACCCTCAAGCCTTTTTGCAGAGCCTTCTGTGCCAGCAAACCCGCCGCGACGAGCACGGTGGGGTTTGAGGTGTTCGTGCAGGAGGTGATAGCCGCGATCACGATGCTGCCGTGCTGCATCGTCGCCTCCTGGCCGTTGACGGTGTACTTGACCTTTTTATTGTGCTCTCCTTCCGGGATGCCAAAGCCCTTGAATCCAGACTTGGCCGACATGCAGGCCTTGAAGTCCTTCGACACATCCGTCAGGGGCACGTTGTCTTGAGGGCGCTTCGGGCCGGCAACGCACGGCACCACTGTGGAGAGGTCAAGCTCCAGGTGCTGCGTGTACTCGATCTCCTCGTTGCCGGTGCGGAAGAGCCCTACAGCCTTGACGTAGCTCTCAATGCGGGCCACGTGCGCGGCAGAGCGGTTCGTGTTCTTGAGGTATTCGATCGTCTCGCAGTCGATGGGGAAGTAGCCAGTGGTGGCGCCGTACTCAGGAGCCATGTTGGCCAGTGTGGCCCGGTCAGCGACTGAGAGCGCGTCGACACCGGGGCCGTAGAACTCGACAAACTTGCCCACCACACCGAGCTTGCGGAGGTTCTTCGCAACAGTAAGCACGAGATCGGTTGCCGTGCAGCCCTCCTGCAGCTTGCCCGTGAACTTGTAGCCAAcgacctgcggcagcaccatGGAGAGGGACTGACCCAGCATGCCGGCCTCGGCTTCAATGCCACCAACACCCCAGCCCACGACGCCCAGACCATTGACCATCGTCGTGTGCGAGTCGGTTCCGACAACGGAGTCCGGGTATAGCATCCCGTCTGCGTTAAACACGACGTGAGCGAGGTACTCGAGGTTCACCTGGTGAACAATGCCGGAGCCGGGCGGGACAATCAGAAGGTTGTCGAACGCCCTCGAGCCCCACTTGAGGAACTCGAAGCGCTCTCGGTTGCGTTGCATCTCAATGTTCTGGTTTTGCACCACCGCGTCAGGCACGCCAGCGCAGTCCACCTGCACGGAGTGATCCACTACGAGGTCGACAGGAATCTGCGGGTTAATGCGGCGCGGGTCACCGCCAAGGCGCTGCATCGCGTCACGCATGGCCGCTAGGTCCACGATGCACGGCACGCCGGTGAAgtcctgcagcaccacgcgaGCCGGCTTGAACGGGATTTCAATTCCCTTCCTGCAGTTGACCTTCCAGTCGAAGATGCTCTCTACCGTCTTCGACGTCACATCGAACTCATCGCAGTTGCGCACCGCGGACTCTAGCAGAACACGgatggagaaggggaggTTGTTGTACTTTGAGCTGATCTCGTTGATCTTATAGTActtggcgctgccgccgtcgaccTGCAGAGACGCCAGGAACTTGGCATTGAAGGGGTTTGGACTAGCGCCCTTCTTGGCCAGCTGCAAGCCAGTGCGGAACATCTTTCTtacgcagagagagaacgaagaGATGGGGCAATTCCTGCACGGACGATAGAATGAGCCCGCCTAGCCAGGA
This region includes:
- a CDS encoding putative aconitase → MFRTGLQLAKKGASPNPFNAKFLASLQVDGGSAKYYKINEISSKYNNLPFSIRVLLESAVRNCDEFDVTSKTVESIFDWKVNCRKGIEIPFKPARVVLQDFTGVPCIVDLAAMRDAMQRLGGDPRRINPQIPVDLVVDHSVQVDCAGVPDAVVQNQNIEMQRNRERFEFLKWGSRAFDNLLIVPPGSGIVHQVNLEYLAHVVFNADGMLYPDSVVGTDSHTTMVNGLGVVGWGVGGIEAEAGMLGQSLSMVLPQVVGYKFTGKLQEGCTATDLVLTVAKNLRKLGVVGKFVEFYGPGVDALSVADRATLANMAPEYGATTGYFPIDCETIEYLKNTNRSAAHVARIESYVKAVGLFRTGNEEIEYTQHLELDLSTVVPCVAGPKRPQDNVPLTDVSKDFKACMSAKSGFKGFGIPEGEHNKKVKYTVNGQEATMQHGSIVIAAITSCTNTSNPTVLVAAGLLAQKALQKGLRVPPGIKTSLSPGSHVVTKYLENAGLQKSLEALGFNTTGYGCMTCIGNSGDIAPEVSKCITDNNFVAAAVLSGNRNFEARIHPLTTANYLASPPLVVAFALAGRANIDFAKEPIANGVYLRDIWPSNAEIVEVVNKYVTPDLFKEVYANITTMNQQWNELQVDNGEFYKWDPRSLYIHSPPYFDGMTLDPPGVKSIENAACLAIFGDSITTDHISPAGNIAKDSPAAKFLMARGVERRDFNTYGSRRGNDEVMVRGTFANTRLGNRLVGDGQTGPYTLYHPTGEKMFIFDAAMKYKEAGVATVILAGKEYGSGSSRDWAAKGPFLQGVKAVIAESFERIHRSNLVGMGVIPLQFKDGENATSLGLTGKEHFSMSFSGELRPCQDIVVKCDNGKTFTTRLRIDTEVEVKYVENGGILNYVLRTKIQ